The following proteins come from a genomic window of Dreissena polymorpha isolate Duluth1 chromosome 1, UMN_Dpol_1.0, whole genome shotgun sequence:
- the LOC127847407 gene encoding uncharacterized protein LOC127847407 has translation MSPLVLMTLCLHVLLAMGLSYRSRTVKQEPRNLYVPTQPKQPSMKVLRREPQQVPLVPRAPPLVPLVPRAPPLVPLVPRAPPLVPLVPRAPPLVPLVPRAPPLVPLVPRTPPLVPLVPRAPPQVPLVPRAPPLVPLVPRTPPLVPLVLREQDSDDYDDSDCDDLEERLSALETTVKQQQALIKSLSCIGPNCRKNSPIAFYAVMTQSQKNVVFGKKIIFQNAILNRGNGYNPKVGVFTAPVSGTYLFSANVLHPPLKHNLIVSFTLSRGTYKTNANIFFAAGRRWGGGSQTVIVKMDKGQQLWLQNNAKNNLKKGFPSIYGHAFTSFSGVKLD, from the exons ATGTCGCCGCTGGTCCTAATGACGCTATGCCTGCACGTCCTTCTTGCAATGGGACTGTCCTATAGAAGTAGAACAGTCAAACAAGAACCAAGAAACTTATATGTACCAACGCAACCAAAACAACCATCAATGAAAGTACTAAGGCGAGAACCACAACAAGTACCACTAGTACCGCGAGCACCACCACTAGTACCACTAGTACCGCGAGCACCACCACTAGTACCACTAGTACCGCGAGCACCACCACTAGTACCACTAGTACCGCGAGCACCACCACTAGTACCACTAGTACCGCGAGCACCACCACTAGTACCACTAGTACCGCGAACACCACCACTAGTACCACTAGTACCGCGAGCACCACCACAAGTACCACTAGTACCGCGAGCACCACCACTAGTACCACTAGTACCGCGAACACCACCACTAGTACCACTAGTACTGCGAGAACAGGATTCGGATGACTATGATGACTCG GACTGCGATGACCTGGAGGAACGGCTAAGTGCCCTGGAAACCACCGTGAAGCAACAACAGGCGCTTATCAAGAGTTTGTCATGTATCG GTCCCAATTGTCGGAAGAATTCCCCTATAGCTTTTTATGCCGTCATGACACAATCGCAAAAGAATGTTGTCTTCGGCAAGAAAATTATCTTCCAGAATGCCATCCTGAACAGAGGCAACGGGTATAATCCCAAAGTCGGAGTCTTTACAGCGCCAGTTAGTGGCACGTATTTGTTCTCTGCAAACGTATTACACCCACCACTCAAACACAACTTGATCGTATCATTCACGCTCTCTAGAGGCACTTACAAAACGAACGCCAATATCTTCTTCGCAGCAGGCCGTAGGTGGGGCGGAGGCAGCCAAACAGTGATCGTTAAAATGGACAAGGGCCAACAACTCTGGTTGCAGAACAACGCGAAGAACAATTTGAAGAAAGGCTTTCCATCAATTTACGGCCATGCTTTCACTTCGTTTTCGGGAGTTAAGCTAGACTGA